The following coding sequences lie in one Haematobia irritans isolate KBUSLIRL chromosome 3, ASM5000362v1, whole genome shotgun sequence genomic window:
- the LOC142230607 gene encoding uncharacterized protein LOC142230607 produces MSTTNQGLLIILGAFYLSTFIFNDLVMVETASIVRHDNTNIAYKRYERRRPAKHPDYDYVVEYMEIFHTKNRPPALWNDMTDDEVDKFIFCDFHPDLDECKEYWASMKHHGSSMPPKPPASSTNPTKPSFSNTRPTKSSMNGNNPSMAKTTTTIAPTIKSPQTTTTTMSPPTTKIVVAATTTTTKATTTTTTTTTTTMQSPITTTMSTSSNTMAPSTTEPSFSMEPTTSSNTMNPTTPTTTSTSPESPPATTPVVNDGIPHINVEDDYDGTENENYDIEDEEYVEETNDVEEIEEPERISMLEKPEKLQEQPKEMESKKSEEELKNNEIPEIAEEVEEEQKKPKEANIFSNPFGLFF; encoded by the exons ATGAGCACAACAAATCAAGGGCTTTTAATAATTCTGGGTGCTTTTTATTTAAGCACTTTCATTTTCAACGACCTTGTCATGGTGGAGACTGCATCTATAGTTAGGCATGACAATACGAATATTGCATACAAACGCTATGAGAGAAGAAGACCAGCCAAACATCCCGATTACGATTATGTAGTTGAATATATGGAAatatttcatacgaaaaataggCCACCGGCATTATGGAATGACATGACCGATGATGAAGtggataaatttatattttgtgattttCATCCCGATCTCGATGAGT GTAAAGAGTATTGGGCCTCAATGAAACATCATGGTTCTTCAATGCCCCCTAAACCACCAGCATCTTCCACAAATCCCACAAAACCTTCTTTTTCGAACACAAGGCCCACCAAATCCAGCATGAATGGGAATAATCCTTCGATGGCTAAAACTACAACTACCATAGCTCCAACGATTAAATCACCtcaaactacaacaacaaccatGTCACCTCCTACTACTAAGATTGTCGTTGCAGCAACTACCACTACCACGAAAGCTACAACTACAACTACAACTACCACTACCACTACTATGCAATCACCAATTACCACTACAATGAGTACTTCATCAAACACTATGGCACCAAGTACTACGGAACCATCTTTCTCTATGGAACCAACTACTTCATCAAATACAATGAATCCTACTACACCAACGACTACCTCGACATCACCCGAAAGTCCTCCTGCAACGACGCCTGTAGTTAATGATGGAATACCTCATATCAATGTTGAAGATGACTATGATGGaacagaaaatgaaaattatgacaTAGAAGATGAAGAATACGTGGAAGAGACGAATgatgttgaagaaattgaagAACCAGAAAGAATTTCAATGTTGGAGAAGCCTGAAAAATTACAAGAACAGCCGAAAGAAATGGAAAGCAAGAAAAGTGAagaagaattaaaaaacaatgaaattccGGAAATAGCTGAAGAGGTTGAAGAGGAGCAAAAGAAACCAAAAGAAGCTAACATATTTTCAAATCCCTTTGgattatttttctaa
- the LOC142230221 gene encoding uncharacterized protein LOC142230221: MKHPQLILITTFVLVLSAFTTIHGDLIECDDKKLMPSLPDVPIFGAKVASSEEDKNTKVKDVLKEWSCTLKKKTSDLGDNVREKTKQWAESIRESFKKLKEKSKDIHKKLETKYQDFKERISKDSDESVEIKEKKLFLKNIPDDFTKTVVVHIDPECGHGHILDALGNCKKLKDYEGFK, encoded by the coding sequence ATGAAACACCCACAACTTATACTGATAACGACTTTTGTTCTAGTTTTATCCGCATTTACCACCATTCATGGGGATTTAATCGAATGTGATGATAAGAAACTTATGCCTTCACTCCCCGATGTTCCAATATTTGGCGCTAAAGTGGCAAGTAGCGAAGAGgataaaaataccaaagttaAGGATGTTCTCAAAGAATGGAGTTGTACGCTGAAGAAGAAAACTTCTGATCTGGGTGATAATGTTCGTGAAAAGACCAAACAATGGGCTGAGAGTATACGtgaaagttttaaaaaactCAAAGAGAAATCTaaagatatacacaaaaaattggaaaccAAATATCAAGATTTTAAAGAACGCATAAGCAAGGATTCCGATGAATCTGTGGAGATTAAAGagaaaaaactttttctcaaaaatattccGGATGACTTCACAAAAACAGTTGTAGTTCACATTGATCCGGAATGTGGTCATGGTCATATACTGGATGCATTGGGTAATTGTAAGAAATTGAAAGATTATGAaggttttaaataa